From the Bacillus alveayuensis genome, the window CTTCTAAACGATTTTTCAACGTCTCTAATGAGGCTATCACATCCTCATTTCCTTCTTTTTGCTTCAATGTTTCGATTGAACCTTCAATTTGATATAAGCGGCGTGCTATTTCAGCTTGTTCCTCGACCTTTTTATGGTAATGGCGAACCGTTTCACTAATTTCTCGTAAGTAATAACGACGTTCAGGAGGTATAATTAAATTTTGCTTTTCTACATTTTTGACAGAAGGAAGACTTGATGTCCATTGTTTATTTGCTTTTTCGTTTATTAAGTTTAATAGTGCATTAAATAGTGTGTTCGTACCGGGATCGTTAAATTGGCTGGCAATCGTTCCATAAACAGGCATTTCATCAAGCTCTTTGTCAAAAAGCATATGACTGCGTTGATATTGTTTTTGCACTTGACGTTTTGCATCTTCTGAGCCTTTTTTTTCAAATTTATTAATGACAATTAAATCAGCAAAGTCAATCATATCAATTTTTTCAAGTTGTGATGGTGCACCGAACTCGCTCGTCATCACATACATGGCAATATCACATATTCTTCTTATTTCCGCATCACCTTGGCCAATCCCGCTTGTTTCCACAATGACGAGGTCATATCCTGCTCCTTTGACAATGGCAATCGCATCTTGAATGGCAAGAGACAATTCGGAACGTGACTCTCGAGTCGCTAAACTTCTCATGAAAACACGCGGATTAAAAATAGCGTTCATGCGGATTCGGTCTCCTAATAGCGCCCCACCCGTCTTCTGCTTGGTCGGATCAACGGAAAGGACAGCAATTTTAATGTTAGGAACTTCATTTAAGAAACGGCGTATTAACTCATCTGTTAACGAGCTCTTCCCCGCTCCTCCTGTTCCCGTAATACCAATAACAGGAGCAGAAGAAGGCAAATCTTTTATTTCTTCAAAAACTTGCTCCATCGCTGCAGCTGCTTCTTCCTTTGCCAGCACCTTTGTTTCCGCAAGGGTGATCATTTGTGCAACCGCTTGCACATCCCCCGTTTTCACTTTTTCGACAGACATCATTCCTTCTTGAATCGTCGGAAAGTCGCATTCCTCCATCATTACATTAATCATCCCTTGAAGACCTAATTGCCGCCCGTCCTCTGGTGAAAAAATACGCGCAATTCCATACTCATGAAGCTCTTTTATTTCCCTCGGAATGATGACTCCTCCGCCGCCTCCGTAAATACGGATATGTGAAGCACCTTTTTCCTTTAGCAAATCATACATATATTTAAAAAATTCGACATGTCCGCCTTGGTATGAGGATACGGCAATCCCTTGTACATCCTCTTGAATAGCAGCATTCACAATTTCTTCAACTGAACGATTGTGTCCAAGATGAATGACTTCTGCACCACTTGCTTGCAAAATACGTCTCATAATGTTGATGGAGGCATCATGTCCATCAAATAAACTAGCCGCAGTCACAAATCGAACCTTATTCTTCGGCCGATATATATGTGCCATATTCCATCCCATCCCCTTTAATCTAATTAAGCTTTTTTCTTAGAAGATTTGATTTACAAAAATTTATCGTTGATCAAAATGATTTACTTTTTCGAAATTCCTTTTAAAAGTAAATCTGTTTGCAAAGCAATATACTCTTCTAACGTATACATTTTTCGTAATGCCCAACGGCGAAAAGCCCACATTTGTCCTTGCACAAAGATGTTATGTGCACATAGCTTTTGTTCAGATTTCGTTAAAGAAATCTCCCCTTTATTGACACATCCTTCTAACACTTTTTCAAACATCCCAACCATTTCTAGCTCTTTTTGTAGAACATATGGAAGGGCATCTTTAGAAAGTGACTTAACCTCTTGGTACATAACAAGCACTTCATCTTGCATTTCATCAACAACTTTAAAATAGTTTGCGATCGCTCGTTTTAAACTTTCAATCGTTCCTTGTTTCGTATCAATATCTTGTTCAAGACGTTCCCTGACTTCATCGTAGATTGTGTCACAAACAAGATATAAAACGTCTTCCTTTTGGCGAATATATTCGTAGAGAGTGCCGATACTAAAACCGGCCTCTCTTGCAATCTCCCTTGTTGTCGTGCGATGGAATCCTTTTTCTTTAAATAAATTAACGGCCCCTTTAACCATTTGCTCTCGTCTTTTTTCAATTAGCCTTTCATCTTTTACAGATGCCGGTACTTGACGTTTTGACATAAACAACCACCAAAACCCTTTATTTCGTTAACATTCTTGAAATAACAAGACGTTGAATTTCCTGTGTTCCTTCATATATTTGCGTAATTTTAGCATCACGCATAAAACGTTCGACTGGATAATCCTTTGTATAGCCATATCCCCCGAATATTTGAACAGCTTCTGTCGTTACCTTCATCGCTATATCTCCTGCAAATAGCTTCGACATGGCTGATTCTTTTCCGTAAGGCAGTCCTTCTGATTCAAGCCATGCTGCTTGATAGGTTAATAGTCTAGCTGCTTCTATTTGTGTGGCCATATCTGCGAGCTTAAAGGCAATCCCTTGATTAGCAGCAATCGGTCTGCCGAATTGGTGACGTTCTTTCGCATATTGAACAGCTGCATCAAGAGCTCCTTGAGCGATCCCAACAGCTTGTGCAGCAATACCATTTCGTCCGCCATCCAATGTCATCATGGCAATTTTAAATCCATCTCCTTCCTTGCCAAGTAAGTTTTCTTTCGGAACTTTACAATCTTCAAATATAATTTCAGTCGTAGGAGATGAACGAATACCAAGCTTCTTTTCTTTCTTTCCAACTGAAAAACCAGGAAAATCTTTCTCAATGATAAATGCACTTGTTCCTTTATGCTTTTGAGATGGATCTGTTAATGCAAAAACAACATAAATATCGGCAACTCCACCATTTGTAATAAAAATTTTTGATCCATTTAAGATATAGTGATCTCCTTCTAGCCGTGCCGTTGTCCGCATTGCACCAGCGTCTGATCCTGATCCTGGTTCTGTTAACCCGTATGCACCGATTTTTTCACCGAGAGCCATCGGTTTTAAATATTTTTGTTTTTGTTCCTCTGTACCAAATTTATAAATAGGCCATCCTGCTAACGATGTATGAGCGGATAATGTGACGCCTGTTGAAGCACAGACACGAGAAAGCTCTTCTACTGCAATGACATACGCTAAATAATCACTACCAATGCCGCCATACTCTTCAGGCCACGGAATCCCTGTTAACCCTAATTCCGCCATTTTATCAAAAATTTCCTGATCAAAACGTTCTTCTTCATCTCTTTCAGCTGCCGTTGGTGCAATTTCATTTTCAGCAAAATCACGAACCATTTTTCTAAGCATTTCATGTTCTTCACTTAATTTAAAGTTCATGTTTTACATCCCCCATGTTTACGTTGTTTTTTGTAATCCCCTTAATTTTAAAAAGTAAATTATTTTCACAAGTGTTGATTATCCATTATTTTACTTAGACATACAGAATCGTATGGCTGAACACAAGCTTTTCTGCCACATCCCTCGAACAAGAACGCTAGCGGGCAAATTCATTTGGCCGCTGATGTTCTTGTTCGAGAAGGGCATGCGTATAGCATGCCCAGTCGGCAAGCGATTCGCTTGCCGACTCCGGCAGAAAAGCTAGAAATAGAGCCATCTCAACTGGTTATTATTGGTTAATCAACACGCCTGATTTATTTTAATAAATGCTTGCTAATGACAATGCGTTGAATCTCGCTTGTCCCTTCATAAATTTGACATATTTTCGCATCTCTAAAGAACCTCTCAACGGGGTAATCTTTTGTATATCCATATCCCCCATACACTTGGATCGCTTCTGTCGCAACATTCATAGCCGTTTGAGAGGCAAAAAGCTTCGCCATTGATGCCTCCTTGCCACACGGTTGCCCATTGTCCCGTAAATAAGCAGCTTGATAGGTTAATAATTTCGCTGCTTCTACTTGTGTGGCCATATCAGCCAGCTTAAAACCAATGCCTTGGTTTGCCGCAATTGGCTTTCCGAACTGGCGGCGTTCTTTACTGTAAAAAATCGCATGCTCTAAGGCTGCTTCAGCAATCCCTAATGATTGGGCGGCAATCCCGATTCGTCCAGCGTCTAAATTAGCCATTGCAATTTTGAACCCTTGCCCTTCTTCTCCGATTAAGTTTTCAGCAGGTACAAGCGCATCTTCAAAGGTAATTTGAACGGTTCGCGAACCATGTAGCCCCATTTTTTTTTCGTCTTTTCCGATAATAAATCCAGGTGTATCCTTTTCAACGACAAATGCTGATATCCCTTTGCTGCCTTTTTCATCCCCTGTCCGAGCAAAAACGATATACGTATCCGCTTCTCCCCCATTTGTAATAAACACTTTTGAACCGTTTAATTTATAATAATCCCCTTGTTTAACCGCTTTTGTTTTAAGACTTGCTGCATCCGAGCCAGCACTAGGCTCCGTTAAGCAAAATGCTCCTAAATATTCCCCTTTTGCAAGCTTCGGCACATACTTTTTCTTTTGCTCTTCCGTACCGAAATATAAAATCGGATTCGTTCCAACAGACGTATGAACAGACAAGATTACACCTATTGCTGCACTTACTCGCGATAACTCATGAATCGCAATAATGTAAGAGGTAAAGTCCATGCCAGAGCCGCCATATTCTTCTGGAATGGGAATCCCCATGAGGCCGAGCTCTCCCATTTTTTTTAAAATGTCTCTTGGAAATTCTCCTTCTTCCATTTTCTCAATGTATGGGGCAATTTCACTTTCCGCAAAATCTCGGACCATTCTTCTCATCATTTGCTGTTCTTCTGTAAAGTGTAAGTTCATGTTTCCCATCCCCTTTGATGTCTTTACTCGTAAGTGTAAAACCCTCTTCCTGTTTTCCGGCCAAGCCATCCTGCTTTAACATATTTACGAAGTAGAGGACATGGCCGGTATTTATCGTCTCCAAATCCTTCATGAAGAATCTCCATAATGTATAAACAAGTATCTAATCCAATAAAATCGGCTAATGTTAATGGACCCATCGGATGATTCATTCCAAGCTTCATGACTTCATCAACAGCCTCAGGGGTTGCAACTCCTTCATAGACTGTATAAATGGCTTCATTAATCATCGGCATTAGAACTCGGTTTGATACAAATCCTGGAAAATCATTTACTTCAACTGGAACCTTGTTTAATTTTTTCGTTATATCTTCAATGACTTTGTAAGTCTCATTATTTGTCGCAAGACCGCGAATGATTTCAACAAGCTTCATGACAGGCACAGGGTTCATAAAGTGCATACCAATGACCTTTTCCGGACGCTTTGTGGCTGCTGCTATTTCCGTAATTGGCAGAGAAGAAGTGTTGGTTGCTAAAATGGTATGTTCATTTGTCATTTCGTCTAACTGCTTAAATATGGATATTTTTACATCCATCTTTTCAACAGCTGCTTCAATGACGAGATCGACTTCTTTTGCATCTTCTAAGGAAGTTGTCGTCTTGATTCGAGATAATATTTCCTTTTTTTCGTCTTCAGAAAGACGACTTTTTTCTACTTGCCTATTCAAATTTTTAGAAATGACATTTACTCCTCTTTGTAAAAACTCATCTTTCAAGTCATGAAGAATAACATTATATCCTGCTTGTGCACACACTTGAGCAATACCGGAACCCATTTGTCCTGCTCCTACCACCATGACCTTTTGTACATTCATAAATGAAGTTCAACCCCTTTGTTTATTAGTGAAAAAACATTGTTTTTTATGAAAGGCTCTTTTCTAAAAGATTGTTGCTTTACAACCACAGCTTTTCGACTGTCTAGGCAAGCGACATACTTGATATGTCACACTTTAGTGTGAGTCGAAAAGCAACAAAGTTTACGAAAACAGCCTTATGAAATTGGCTTTTCTTACACTTGTACTAATATAGCGTCGCCTTGGCCGCCGCCGCTGCATATAGAGGCGATACCAAGTCCACCGCCACGACGCTTTAATTCGTAAATAAGCGTCATTAAAATACGTGCTCCACTAGCCCCAATTGGATGGCCTAATGCAACAGCGCCGCCATTTACGTTGATTTTTTCTGGGTCTAGCCCCGCTAATTGCTTGCTAGCTAGCGCAACGGCTGCAAATGCTTCATTAATTTCAAATAAGTCGATATCTTCCACCTTTTTCCCTGTTTTTCGTAAAAGCTCATTAATGACAAGGCCAGGTGTTTTCGGGAAGTCCTTTGCTTCTACTGCGATCGCTGTATGAGCAACGATTGTGGCAAGAGGTGTTTTTCCTTCTCGTTTGGCACGCTCCTCACTCATCAGCACAAGTGCAGCTGCCCCATCATTTACACCTGGTGCATTCCCTGCCGTAATCGTGCCGTCATGATTAAAAACAGGAGCAAGCTGTGATAAGCGTTCTAAGGATGTGTCTTTTCTTGGTGCTTCATCGTGTTCAACAGAAATCGGTGATCCTTTTCGCTTGTGAACTTCAACTGGAACGATTTCTTCTTTGAACTTTCCAGATTCGATGGCTGCAATCGCTCGTTCATGACTTCTAAGTGCCCAACGGTCTTGTTCTTTCCGTGTAATTCCAAGCTCTTTTGCTGTTTCATTTCCATATGTCCCCATATGAACTCCTGTAAAGCTGCAAGTTAAACCATCATGTACCATGGCATCTTTTACCTCACCATCGCCCATACGTAGTCCCCATCTTGCTTTAGGCAATAAATATGGGGCATTACTCATTGATTCCATTCCACCTGCTACAATCAAATCCTCATCTCCAGCACGAATTATTTGATCGGCTAACGTAACACTTCGAAGACCTGAGGCGCACACTTTGTTAATGGTTTCCGTTTTAACATGCCATGGAAGGCCAGCTTCACGTGCTGCTTGCCGAGAAGGAATTTGCCCTTGACCGGCTTGTAGAACATTTCCTAAAATGACCTCTTGTACTTCCTCTGGTTCCACATTGGCTCTCTTTAAAGCCTCTTTTACCGCAATCCCCCCTAACTGTGAAGCGGTAAAAGAGCTTAAAGCTCCCCCGAACTTTCCAAAAGGTGTTCTCGCTGCACTAACAATAACCGTTTTTCCCATCTCAATCTCCCCTTCGTTTTTTCATTTGGCTCTTTTCTAAAAAATTAGCTTTACAGCCTCTTTTCGGCTGTCAGGCAAGCGATACGCTTGATGCGAACCGAACAAAAGTTGATTGCCGGACAAATGGTATTGGTCCGAACGCATGCTTTGTTCGGTTCATGGACAATCGAAAGCAACAAAGTTTATTAAAATAGGACAAATAAACTATCTATACCCCATTGACTGAACGCTCGCTCGATTTACTGCAAAATTTTTTTGTTCATATTCTTCATTTAATGCCTATTTGCCTACTTTATCTCATTCATTGGGACAAAGAGGAGCCTGAATCTTTTAAGGAGACTCCTCTCTATATAAAAGCTATGAAGCTAGCTCTTTTTGAACATCACCAAAAACTGATTTTTCAAGAAGTTCAGCGACATCAAATGTTTTTACTTTATCTTCTACTTCTTTCGCTTTTGTTCCATCGCTTAGCATCGTTAAACAGTATGGACAGCCAGAGCTAATGACACTCGGATTTACAGCTAATGCTTGCTCCGTACGTGCTACGTTTATACGAGCACCTGTATCTTCCTCCATCCACATGAGACCGCCGCCAGCGCCACAGCACATACCTGTCTCACGATTGCGCTCCATTTCAACTAATTTAACACCTGGAATGGACTTGATAATCTCCCTTGGCGGATTATAAACTTCGTTGTAACGTCCAAGATAACAAGAGTCATGGAAGGTAATCGTCTCGTTTACTTCATACTTTGGTACAAGCTTTCCTTCTTTTATGAGCTTTGCTAACAGTTCGGTATGATGATAAACCTCTGCTTCAAGACCGAAATCAGGATATTCATTTTTAAAAACGTTATAAGCATGTGGATCAATGGTAACAATTTTCTTGACGTTATTCTTTTCAAATTCCGCTATATTTTTCGCTGCCAGCTCTTGGAATAAAAATTCATTTCCCAAACGTCGAGGTGTATCTCCTGAGTTTTTCTCTTTATTTCCTAAAATTGCAAATTTCACTCCTGCTTCATTAAGCAGCTTTGCAAATGATAAAGCAATTTTTTGGCTGCGATTATCAAATGAACCCATTGAGCCTACCCAGAATAAATATTCAAACTCGCCGCCTTCTTTTTGAAGTTCTTTTACAGTTGGAACATATACATCTTCTCGTGCTTCACGCCACTTTTCCCGCTCCTTGCGGTTTAATCCCCATGGGTTTCCTTGACGCTCGATATTTTGCATCGCTCTCTGGGCTT encodes:
- a CDS encoding AcrR family transcriptional regulator (product_source=COG1309; cath_funfam=1.10.10.60; cog=COG1309; pfam=PF00440; superfamily=46689,48498), which encodes MSKRQVPASVKDERLIEKRREQMVKGAVNLFKEKGFHRTTTREIAREAGFSIGTLYEYIRQKEDVLYLVCDTIYDEVRERLEQDIDTKQGTIESLKRAIANYFKVVDEMQDEVLVMYQEVKSLSKDALPYVLQKELEMVGMFEKVLEGCVNKGEISLTKSEQKLCAHNIFVQGQMWAFRRWALRKMYTLEEYIALQTDLLLKGISKK
- a CDS encoding alkylation response protein AidB-like acyl-CoA dehydrogenase (product_source=COG1960; cath_funfam=1.10.540.10,1.20.140.10,2.40.110.10; cog=COG1960; pfam=PF00441,PF02770,PF02771; superfamily=47203,56645), which gives rise to MNFKLSEEHEMLRKMVRDFAENEIAPTAAERDEEERFDQEIFDKMAELGLTGIPWPEEYGGIGSDYLAYVIAVEELSRVCASTGVTLSAHTSLAGWPIYKFGTEEQKQKYLKPMALGEKIGAYGLTEPGSGSDAGAMRTTARLEGDHYILNGSKIFITNGGVADIYVVFALTDPSQKHKGTSAFIIEKDFPGFSVGKKEKKLGIRSSPTTEIIFEDCKVPKENLLGKEGDGFKIAMMTLDGGRNGIAAQAVGIAQGALDAAVQYAKERHQFGRPIAANQGIAFKLADMATQIEAARLLTYQAAWLESEGLPYGKESAMSKLFAGDIAMKVTTEAVQIFGGYGYTKDYPVERFMRDAKITQIYEGTQEIQRLVISRMLTK
- a CDS encoding alkylation response protein AidB-like acyl-CoA dehydrogenase (product_source=COG1960; cath_funfam=1.10.540.10,1.20.140.10,2.40.110.10; cog=COG1960; ko=KO:K00257; pfam=PF00441,PF02770,PF02771; superfamily=47203,56645), with translation MNLHFTEEQQMMRRMVRDFAESEIAPYIEKMEEGEFPRDILKKMGELGLMGIPIPEEYGGSGMDFTSYIIAIHELSRVSAAIGVILSVHTSVGTNPILYFGTEEQKKKYVPKLAKGEYLGAFCLTEPSAGSDAASLKTKAVKQGDYYKLNGSKVFITNGGEADTYIVFARTGDEKGSKGISAFVVEKDTPGFIIGKDEKKMGLHGSRTVQITFEDALVPAENLIGEEGQGFKIAMANLDAGRIGIAAQSLGIAEAALEHAIFYSKERRQFGKPIAANQGIGFKLADMATQVEAAKLLTYQAAYLRDNGQPCGKEASMAKLFASQTAMNVATEAIQVYGGYGYTKDYPVERFFRDAKICQIYEGTSEIQRIVISKHLLK
- a CDS encoding 3-hydroxybutyryl-CoA dehydrogenase (product_source=KO:K00074; cath_funfam=1.10.1040.10,3.40.50.720; cog=COG1250; ko=KO:K00074; pfam=PF00725,PF02737; superfamily=48179,51735), whose amino-acid sequence is MNVQKVMVVGAGQMGSGIAQVCAQAGYNVILHDLKDEFLQRGVNVISKNLNRQVEKSRLSEDEKKEILSRIKTTTSLEDAKEVDLVIEAAVEKMDVKISIFKQLDEMTNEHTILATNTSSLPITEIAAATKRPEKVIGMHFMNPVPVMKLVEIIRGLATNNETYKVIEDITKKLNKVPVEVNDFPGFVSNRVLMPMINEAIYTVYEGVATPEAVDEVMKLGMNHPMGPLTLADFIGLDTCLYIMEILHEGFGDDKYRPCPLLRKYVKAGWLGRKTGRGFYTYE
- a CDS encoding acetyl-CoA C-acetyltransferase (product_source=KO:K00626; cath_funfam=3.40.47.10; cog=COG0183; ko=KO:K00626; pfam=PF00108,PF02803; superfamily=53901; tigrfam=TIGR01930), whose product is MGKTVIVSAARTPFGKFGGALSSFTASQLGGIAVKEALKRANVEPEEVQEVILGNVLQAGQGQIPSRQAAREAGLPWHVKTETINKVCASGLRSVTLADQIIRAGDEDLIVAGGMESMSNAPYLLPKARWGLRMGDGEVKDAMVHDGLTCSFTGVHMGTYGNETAKELGITRKEQDRWALRSHERAIAAIESGKFKEEIVPVEVHKRKGSPISVEHDEAPRKDTSLERLSQLAPVFNHDGTITAGNAPGVNDGAAALVLMSEERAKREGKTPLATIVAHTAIAVEAKDFPKTPGLVINELLRKTGKKVEDIDLFEINEAFAAVALASKQLAGLDPEKINVNGGAVALGHPIGASGARILMTLIYELKRRGGGLGIASICSGGGQGDAILVQV